The window CTCTGTATACATTTATCCAACTTATCATAGATTATATTCCATTCAGCATCTACAATAGATTGATACTGTGAGGGATCTGAAAGCCTGCAACAGGAAAGTAGTAATCAGCAAGATTAAATACAAAACTTCATCCCCCATCccacccacccccaaaaaaaagaccaaaaaatttccaaatccCCCACCTGATCTCTGCATTTTCTTTCTCAGATTTCAATTCCAACTCAACATTCAATAACAGAATCTTTGGGTTTTTGAACTTCTTTGGCTGCTGCTCAAAGCCAGCATAAGAAAATGTCTTCTTGAAAGCAACACCATTTACAAGAAATGAGTCCTGCATATTACCCCCAGGAACCTACAGCACAAAACAAACTTCCTACAATGTTAGGCTTCAAAGACTTCAAAGCCAACCAAACTCCAATTATAATTTCATTAGCTATAAGAAGGGGGAAAAGGATAGTCACATAAGTAGGCCTGCCTACAAATTGAATGAACCAGCCAGGTGAACAAAGAATGCAAAACATCTATAAAACCAAAACTTGACTCAGGTAAAAAATGAGAACTAAATACAACCACCTTAAGTCTCAATAAGCTTTAAAAAAACAAGTATTAAAAACATGAGCACTTAGATCAATCAAATTACATCAAACAATCAAACTAAATGTGTATCAAGCAAAAGGaagataatcaaaatataaaaacacaAACAGCAACCGCACAAaacaaactaaatcaaatcttgTTATGTAATACTTTACACACGTGTGAAGGCAACCAAGAACATTGTCAAACCCCACCCCTTCCCTTCCATTTATGGCAAACAATAAAAAAGCTAGAAGAGTAACTTCCACAAAATATTGTAAATTTTGTCAGTGGCCCATCAAACAAAGTATGCAAGCTACACAAGGATCTATGGGTTGAAACAGTCACCTAGAGCTTGGTTCAACAAGTTCAGCTCAATTTCTATTCGTTGTGGGTTTTCACAAAGTTACTCTGAACATTTTTGTGTTTGTACGGCGCCATGGCTCTAAGGTGGTTGGTTTTAGTtgtctatgtagatgacattATTATATATGGAGCCAATGCATCCAAAATTGCACGAGGTGAAATCATATCTTCatcaacattttcaaatgaaagacTTGGGTGCCCTCGGGTATTTTCTAGGCAGTGACGTCCTACAGAGTAAAAATCTGTCACAAGAAAATATGTGTAAGACCACTTATGAGGTTCGTATGCTTGCCTCCACATCAGAAGTTTGGGACTAGTGATGGTGAAAACTTTGAAGACAAGCACTAGTATAGGAGGCTAGTAGGGGATCTTATTTACCTAACTGTCACTAGATTGGACATATCCTTTGCTATTGGCAGTTTTAGTCAGTTCAAGCAATCACCAAAGAAGATTCACTAGAGGCAGCTTGTTGTATCTTACAGTATTTGAAGGGGGCTCCTGGGAAAGGGCCCATTTATCGTCCTCATCAAAGAGTTGATCTGGTAGGATTTTATGATGATGACTAGACTAGATTGGTGTTGATGGTGAGAGGAGATCTACCACGAGATATTACACATTTGTTGGTGGCAATTTAGTCATCTGGAAGAGCAAGATGCAAACAGCAATGGCTAGGTCTGTTGTTGCGGCTAAGTATCGAGCTATGGATCATAGTCCAACCAAGTTGATGTGGTTGAAATTGTTACTTCAAAAGTTTGGTTTTCCAATCACTTAAACCCATGAAGATgttttgtgataatcaagcTACTATCTATATTGCAAGTAATCCAGTATTTCATGAGAGAACCAAGCACATTAAAGTAGATTTTCATTTTCTGAGAAATGTTGTCATGAACAAACCGATTGTACTCCATTTGTCTCTTCTCCTGATCAGCTTAGTGATGTGTTTACCAAACCTCTATTTGGTCCTACTTTCCAGATAGGCTATTCCAAACTGGGCATGGGTGACTTGTATGCTCTAGCTTGAAGGGGAATACTAAAGATTGGACCCTAGGCAATGGAGGAAGGCAAAATATTACTAGACCGCCTTatcgcctagtcgtcgcctagacAACGCCTTGATAACCATGATGGCCAGTTGATTTTAATACAGAATGTCAACGGAATGAGCTACAATTTCAAACCCACCGCTAAATATGTTTGAGCAATTGAACtcgaaaaggaagaaggaacaTTTCAAATAGCCAAGTCCAAGTACCTGATGATTTTATTGGGCCACTATAATAGAATAAGACAAACTTCTTACAAAGGATTAATTTGTGTTGCGCCACAACAGTTTGATTAATAAACCAcaaatgtaatttttcaaagACAAATGATTTTAGCTGTGTATATGTGAAGCTCGACAATATTTGAGGTTTGTATACCTTCTTTATCCCAATCATATTTAGTCTATCATCACTGCCAATAGCAAGGACAGCATCCACAACCATAGAAGCAAAGAACTCCTTTTCTCCACCAATGAGCTTTGAGGAGAGTGTCGTCGCAGCACATTTGGCCAAcaagcttttcttttcttccaggCTTTTTCCCTTAATACTTACTGCTAGTTCCTTTATCTTGTTAATTGCCTgacacaaaaattaaaaagttcAGGATGGAGATAATTCGGCACCacagcaaaaggaaagaaaatatacTCTAGAAAACATACAAGAGAGCATGCAGTTCGATAACTCCGTATCAGATTCTGAGGGTGTACTCCATCCTCAATGAAAGGCTTGGCCTCTTTCAAAAACTCGCCAGCAAGAAGTACCACAGTGGTTGTTCCATCACCAACCTGCACACAACAAAATGGTCAAAAACTCCAAAAGGTTAGTATGATACCAAAAAATCCACATGGTTATCAATTTGTGACCCAAACTTTTAAGAAAACCAACTCATAAAGAGATAGAAGCCAATCATCCATTGCAGCTATGTGCACATTGCATACATAGATCATTTGAGACGTGAGTCTAAAAACTACACCTTTGAGGAGGCATTTCTCAGATTTAATGGTTACTATTTAGAGAACATGTAAGAGGGTCAATCATGTAACCTATACCTTGAAGGTGTTCAATACACTATTCAAGTCATATATAACCACTTGAAGATGCCTAAAAGCAATTTCTTTGCAAATGTCTCATAATCATTGGATGCACTAAAGATACAAAGATATACCATTGAAAGTGTTTTTCACAACGTTTGCCAGTGAAAGAAAATGTAAGATGTTCAATCATTTGACATAAATAACAAGGGCTTTGAATGAGTTCAGAATGTAACTTCATCCGTAAACACCTAACTTTAAGTCATTAACCATTTCTTCAAATGTTACCCAGCATTACTATGCTCCCTGGGAGATTAGGACTTCTATCAATGAATTACATGGGTGTGGAAACGTATCAGAACACGCCAAGATGAAACAAAAGGTATTTCCTTCTTGATAATATTTCAAGGAAGACAAAATGAGCAATCTACCCTAAAGCTGCTATAATGGATCAGGCTTCGGCCACAATATTAATAACCTAAATAACTCTCTACTCACAATCCCGTGTACTATTCAGTAATCATTAAcaaatgtaaaaaaaataaaaaataggagtTCCTCAGATAATGATACCTCGGAGTCCTGTGACTTAGCGATGTCAACAAGAATCTTCGCCGCCGGGTGGACAATGTCGAGGAGCTTCATGATGGTAGCTCCGTCATTAGAGATGGTAGTTCTGCCCTTATCATCGTGTATCAACTTGTCCATCCCTCTCGGACCTAGAGTCGTACGCACGACATCGGCCACCACCGTGCAGGCATTGATGTTGCTCACTAGCTGTGGCTTGCCTTGAGACGTATCAGTACCTTCCTTTAACAGAATGATCTGGGGTTGCTGTTTTTCAATCAATAAATACAAAGAAAGACACAGAGGATCACATCTCAGGCACAGTcatatagaaatataaattagaACGAAGACTAGGGTTTAAAGTAAAGATCGGAGACGGCGAATgtgagagataaagagagatttTACCAGCATCGCCGTCATTGTAGCAGAAGCTTGAGTTCAAAGACTATAGGGTGTCTGTGAATAAGTTGGGGATTGAAGTTGCAGTTCCTACTTCCTTTGAACTTTGGAGTGGAGGAAACCAATGCAGcggtttctttctcttttgagtTTGGAGATGGGGTGGGCCGGGAACAGCGGCAACGAAACATCTAGGCTTTTCCCCGGACCGGTCCAAACTCAAACGCATCAACAAACGATGCGAAATTTCAAACGGTGCATTAGTGGTTCAGGCAATGAATAGACCAGGCCAACCATcactgttttctctctcctgagTCCTGACGGCGGCTTCTAGTGCTTTTGCTTCATTCTGTGGCAAATGATTTGTAAATTGATGTAAATCCGTCCTAGTCAATTCTGATCCGCCTGTATCGGTTTGAGTTGGTCACCTTTTTTTGGATCAGATGTCTATTGGTCCAAGAATCGttttaaacaaaaacaaaataaaaaacaaaacgaGTCTCTTTCAATTACAAGTGCATCTGTTATGGCGTCTAACCTTCTCCTGaactttctcttcctctcctgCCATCCTAATGGAAGCAACCTCTTTTTCTAGCAGACCTGATGGTTTGCCCATTCGAAATTCCATAATAAGTTCTAAGTTTGATCAAAAGCCCTGCAATTTCATTACATTTGCTTCGTTTATCTACTAAGATTCTCACATGtgctatgtttgattgcaaggagaTTTAAacaatatgtaatttttattttatatttcataatAAATCATTTGTGcatgcaaaataaagtaaatataataatcaaatatgacATAATTTGAGTCAGTGATATAATCACATACGGtaattattataaataattttattaataaaaaattttattataaaaatttcttttttataaatttaCAATATTCACTCCTTTtacctttaattccccttgcaaccaatcGGGCCATGGTCGGAGTGATCCCATCTTTTTGAATGGAATATTTAAATCTGAATCGTTGGATTAACATATTCCTTATATGTAGATGGAATgttagtttcaactttcaacaccGTACTCCAATACGCTAAACCCTATTTTGTTTTCTACGCTTCATCCCCAAACTCGTGATTGCGAAACCCATTTTTCCTCCCTGAAGCAATCATTTTTCGTTTCTTTGATAacctttccctctttctctctctctcacagttaTATCATGCTGTTCTCTTTTAATTGGCATGTATATCGTTGGCAGTAATTGCGCCATCGATTATTTATGCCGTCGGTTCTTTCCTTACAGAATAGCCACCATAGATATCTCTAATCTCACTACATCCTCCCAAAACTCATaactgaaaaaacaaaagaagaagaaaaaatccgtCGACTAGTTAATTTTCCCCCAACGAATAAATAAGTTGTTGCTCTCCCTCCTAATCAGTCCAACTTAGCAGTAAGGAATCACACTACTCAACCTTGGTCAGACAATTCGGAGGATAAGCATGCCAACGGAGAGAAAAAAGAACCAATAAGGGAGCCAAGAAATAGGGATTCTAGTGAGGCCTGTTACTGATCATTGTTTAAGTTGTCCTCCTTTGTTGGCCTCTTACAAGTAACGAGAAAACACCTCTCTCCAAGCTTTTTTTCCAAGCGATCATATGCGCAGAGCACTAGAGTTCCGATCACAGATAGATAATATGTTGGATCAATGCTAGGGTTTTGAGGAtgggaatgagagagaaaattttaaataaaaacagaGAGTGAACGAAGAAGATAGGAGAGAGTGTTCACCTTTTGGAAGATTGATCCTTTTAAAGAGATGAAATCGGTGAACAGAGTTGATGTCACATGAAGGTGGGAGAGAAAGTTCCTTCTTTGgtagaacagaaaagaaagtaTGAAAGATAGAGAAGGGACATGTATGATACGTGTATAATTTCAATGTTATGTGTATTCAATACAATAAGTATTTTATTCTATATCAACAGATTAGATGTATGTTTTTATATCATACGATCCAGGGTGATCGACTagacccatatatatatatatatatatattttttaagttgTGGAAGAGAAATAGATAATAACTTATTGGCTTGAACTCGAGACATCTTGGTGAGCGTCAACTTTTAACTCACCAACTACTCTACATAGTGTTGTTCGGACATAGTTAGAGCATATCACATTTTTCCTcaataaagaaaaatttgtcattttatatttaataagaGTCTTTCTTTCAAATATGATTGTACTGGCATGATATGGTTACTATGGTTTTGATTCTatattatttgatttcatattcGGTTCGACTCAATTTGGACCTTAATTAGGTATTTGGgcaaacattttatttttttattacaaaaaaaaaaaaggcgtatGAAATCATCAATAGGAGTAAGGTTTCAGCCTTTtcatgagaaatatatatatgtatatatatatatatatttttttttttttttt is drawn from Macadamia integrifolia cultivar HAES 741 chromosome 7, SCU_Mint_v3, whole genome shotgun sequence and contains these coding sequences:
- the LOC122084860 gene encoding T-complex protein 1 subunit eta-like; protein product: MTAMLQPQIILLKEGTDTSQGKPQLVSNINACTVVADVVRTTLGPRGMDKLIHDDKGRTTISNDGATIMKLLDIVHPAAKILVDIAKSQDSEVGDGTTTVVLLAGEFLKEAKPFIEDGVHPQNLIRSYRTACSLAINKIKELAVSIKGKSLEEKKSLLAKCAATTLSSKLIGGEKEFFASMVVDAVLAIGSDDRLNMIGIKKVPGGNMQDSFLVNGVAFKKTFSYAGFEQQPKKFKNPKILLLNVELELKSEKENAEIRLSDPSQYQSIVDAEWNIIYDKLDKCIQSGAKIILSRLAIGDLATQYFADRDIFCAGRVTEEDLQRVAAATGGTVQTSVNNIINEVLGSCELFEERQVGNERYNIFSGCPSGQTATIVLRGGADQFIDEAERSLHDAIMIVRRALKNSTVVAGGGAIDMEISRYLRQHARTIAGKSQLFINSYAKALEVGLFEESGTITIQDEQPERVFVPTAPFLKRLVNTKKTPSIDKILNVFKSAQVNIPLLDAISQIPTYAKVLKDLCTQK